The Pseudomonas sp. S06B 330 genome contains the following window.
GACCAAGGGCCAACCTCGACGCCGTCGGCGATCTTCGCCGACGGATCGATGATCGCCCGAGGGTCAATCAAACTCATAGTTTGCGTTCCGCGCAGATGATCTCGGCCGAGCACACTGGCTTGCCGTCGACCGACGCCTGACACTCGAATTTCCAGATCTGGCGCTTGCAGCTGATGAACTTGGCTTCGAGGATCAGTTGATCACCCGGCAATACCGGCTGACGGAAACGCAGCTTGTCGGAACCGACGAAGTAGTACAGCGTACCGTCTGCAGGTTTCACGTCGAGCATCTTGAAGCCAAGGATACCGGCCGCCTGGGCCATGGCTTCGATGATCAGCACGCCCGGCATGATCGGGTGCGCCGGAAAGTGACCATTGAAGAAAGGTTCGTTGATGCTGACATTCTTGTAGGCACGAATGCGCTGGGCCTCGACGTCCAGGTCCACTACCCGGTCCACTAACAGGAACGGATAACGGTGAGGCAGGTATTCGCGAATCTCGTTGATGTCCATCATTTCGGGGGGAAGCCTGTAGTAAAGATAGGGAGCGCCCGCTTTTGCCAGGCGCTCCTTTTGCAAATCAAAGAGTCAGCCTGTGGCTATTCACTCTCGATCAGGAAATGGTATCAGCCTTCTGATGAAGGCTGGCTGCCTGAGGTCACGACCTCGACACGCTTTTCCAACTGTTGGAGGCGTTTCGCCATCTCGTCGAGCTGGCGAATCCGCGCGGCACTTTTGCGCCACTCGCCCAGCGGCTGCATTGCCGTACCGGAAGAATAAGCCCCAGGCTCGGTGATCGAGCGCGTGACCATGGTCATGCCGGATACGAAAACGCCGTCGCAGACATCGATATGCCCCACCATGCCAACACCGCCAGCGATGGTGCAATGCTTGCCGATCTTGGTACTCCCGGAAATGCCGACACAGGCCGCCATCGCCGTATGATCACCAATTTGTACGTTATGAGCGATCTGAATCTGGTTGTCGAGCTTGACGCCATCACCAATACGGGTGTCTGCCAGCGCACCGCGGTCGACAGCAGTGTTCACGCCGATCTCGACATCGTCACCGATACTGACCCCACCAATCTGGGCGATCTTCTGCCAGACGCCTTTCTCGTTGGCAAAGCCGAAGCCTTCGCCGCCGATAACCGCGCCCGACTGAATGACCACCCGCTTGCCGATGCGGACATCGTGGTACAGGGTTACTCGCGGGGCCAACCAACCGCCCTCGCCAATCACACAACGGGCACCGATGAAGCACTGCGCACCGATGGTGACGCCTGGGCCGATTTGCGCACCGCTTTCAATCACCGCACAAGCACCGATGCTAGCGCTGGCATCAACCTGGGCATCAGAAGCAACCACGGCGCTGGGATGAATTCCCGCTACAGCCCTGGGCTTTGGATCGAACAGGTGGGAGACGCGCGCATAAGCGAGGTACGGGTCGGGGACGATCAGCGCGTTGCCGGCAAAACCTTCGGCATCTGCGGCTTTGAGCAGGATCGCGGCCGCGTGGCTTTCACCGAGGTACTTGCGGTACTGCGGATTGGCCAGAAAGCTCAACTGCCCAGGCCCAGCTTCCTGAAGGGTCGCCAGGCCAGTGATTTCCAGCTCCTCGGGGCCACTCAAGGTGGCGCCGAGGAACTCGGCCAGCTGACCGAGTTTCATGGTCACAGTCATGTTCAACGGGACTGGTTCATGCGCTCGATGACTTGGCGAGTGATGTCGTACTGAGGTTTGACATCAATCACCGCGCCACGCTCGAGCACCAGGTCAAAGCCGCCCTTCTTGATCACTTCCTCAACGGCGCCATCAAGCTTGGGCTTGAGCTGCTTAAGCATTTCGCGGTCAGCCACAGCCTTGGACTCATTCAGCTCCTTGGACTGGAACTGGAAATCACGGGCTTTCTGCTTGTACTCAAGCTCCAGACGCTCGCGCTCTGGCTGGGCCATCTTGTCGCCACCGGCACGGATGCGGTCGGCAATGCCCTTGGCGCTGCTTTCCAGGTTCTTCAGCTTGGTCAGCTGCGGGCCGAACTTCTTCTCGGCATCAACAGCGTACTTCTTCGCCGCATCCGATTCGAGCAAGGCCATCTGATAGTTCAGGACGGCAATCTTCATTTCGGCGAAAGCCGGGGTTGCGATCAGGGTCGCAGCCAGTACTGCCAGTTGAGTCAACTTACGCACGATGCACTCCTACAGAATCCGTTGTCGTTAGCAAGGGGCAGACCTTAGAAGGTCTGGCCCAGAGAGAATTGGAACACCTGGGTATCAGCTTCATCCGGTTTCTTCACCGGCATGGCCAGGCTGAAGCTCAACGGACCGAGCGCAGTAATCCAGGTCACGCCCAGACCAACGGAGCTGGCCAGACCCGACAGACCGATGTCTTCGCAATCAGGTTTAGAACCGCAGTTGGTATCGAACACGTTACCCACATCCCAGAATACCGAAGTACGCAGCGAACGCTGGTCCTTGACAAACGGCAGTGGGAACAACAGTTCTACACCACCCTGGACAAGGACGTTACCACCGAACGGCAGTGGATCCTGGTCCGGGTCGGCGATGGTGCCCGGGTTCTTACCATTACTTGGGGTACTGCGTGGGCCCAGGCTGCTGTCCTTGAAACCACGAACCGAGTTGAAGCCACCGGCGTAGTAGTTCTCGTAGAACGGCAGGCCCGAGGTGCCACCGAAACCATCACCATAGCCCAGCTCGGTGTGCAGGCGCACGGTGTAGTCGTTAGTGATTGGCTTGAACAGCTGACCGCGATAATCCAGCTTGAAGAACGACAGGTCGCTGCCTGGGGTGGTTGTTTCAAGCACCAGGCTCTGCGAGTGACCACGGGTAGCCAGCACACCCTTGTTCAGCGTCGACTCAGACCAGCCGGCGGACGCCTTGAAGTTCAGGTACTTGTCACCTTCTTCGTTAACGAAGTCGAAAATCTCGTCGACGGTGTACTTACCGGTCTTGATTTCGTCCTGCTGAACCGTCAGGCCGAAGGTCAGACGCGAGGTTTCGCTGATCGGGTAACCGACGCTAACACCTGCACCCAGGCTGTCGACCGCATAGCTGGCCACGTCGACGTCAAGGTCGTCGTAGTCAGTGGTGCGATAGAAGGCGTTGTAACCCAGGCTGACGCCATCGGCCGTCCAGTAGGGGTCAACATAGCCAAAGTTGTAGCGGCTCTGGTATTCGCTGCGGGTCAGGCCCAGGGATACCTTGTTACCGGTACCGAGGAAGTTACTCTGGCTGATCGAACCACCGAGGATCAGACCGGCGCTCTGGGCAAAACCGACACTGGCGGTGATCGAGCCGGAAGCCTGCTCTTCGACGCTGTAGTTAACATCGACCTGGTCATCGGTACCCGGAACGGCCGGCGTCTCGACGTTGACTTCCTTGAAGAAGCCCAGACGCTCCAGACGGGTCTTGGACTGATCGATCAGGTAGGTCGATGCCCAGCCACCTTCCATCTGGCGCATTTCACGGCGCAGCACTTCGTCCTCGGACTTGGTGTTACCACGGAAGTTGATACGGTTGACGTAGGCACGCTTGCCCGGATCGACAACAAACATGATGTCGACGGTGTGGTCCTGGTCGTTCGGTTGTGGCACGCCGTTGACGTTGGCGAAGGTGTAGCCTTCGTTACCCAGACGACGGGTGATCAGCTCGGAGGTGGTGGTCATCACTTTACGCGAGAAGACTTGACCCGGCTGCACCAGCATCAGCGACTTGATCTGGTCTTCCGGTACCTTGAGGTCACCGGACAGTTTCACGTCGCGAACGGTGTACTTCTCGCCTTCGTTGACGTTAACAGTGATGTAGACGTGCTTCTTGTCCGGAGTGATCGACACCTGGGTGGACGCGATGTCCATATTGATGTAGCCGCGGTCCAGGTAGTAGGAACGCAGACGCTCCAGGTCACCGGACAGCTTCTCACGGGCATATTTGTCATCGTTCTTGAAGAACGACAGCCAGTTAGTGGTCTTCAGCTCGAACAGGCCGACCAGGTCTTCCTCTGGGAAAACCGTGTTGCCCACCACGTTGATGTGCTGGATGGCGGCAACGGTGCCTTCGTTGATCTTGATCTTCAGGCCAACGCGGTTACGCGGCTGCGGGACGACTTCAGTGTCAACCTCGGCCGAGTAACGACCCTGGGCAACATATTGACGTTGCAGTTCGTTACGCACGCCTTCGAGGGTGGCGCGCTGGAAGATCTCGCCTTCAGACAGACCAGACTGTTTCAGACCTTTCATCAAGTCTTCAGTACTGATGGCCTTGTTGCCTTCGATCTCGATGCTCGACACCGAAGGACGTTCGACCACTGTAATGATCAGGACGTTGCCGTCACGGCCCAGTTGGATGTCCTGGAAGAAACCGGTCTTGAACAGTGCCCGGGTAGATTCCACCAGGCGACGGTCATCGGCCTCATCGCCAACGTTCAATGGCAACGCACCGAAAACGCTGCCCGCGGAAACCCGCTGCAGACCATTGACACGAATATCGGAGATGGTGAAGGACTCGGCGTGAACTTCAGCGATCATCAGTACGGCGAGAACCGCAGTTAGCAGCAGACGTTTCATGAAGTCCTTTCTTATTCCAACTGGCAATAAACGACCCGCCGCGGGACGCGACAGGTTCGCAATTGAGCGAAGCTTTACAGTCGACCCAAATCGTTTATCAGGGCAAGCAACATCACCCCGACTACCAAACTGATACCGATCTGGATCCCCCAACCTTGCACCCGATCCGAAAGCGGACGACCACGCGCCCATTCGATCAGGTAGAACAGCAAATGCCCCCCATCCAGCACTGGAATGGGCAGCAAATTAAGAACCCCCAGGCTAATGCTCAGGTAGGCGAGGAAATTCAGGAAATCCCCAACGCCGGACTGGGCTGAAGCGCCCGCCACTTTAGCAATGGTTATCGGTCCGCTCAAGTTTTTTACCGAGAGCTCGCCGAACAGCATTTTCTTCAACGATTCGAGGGTCAGAACACTCATGTTCCAAGTCCGCGAAAGCCCTTCGCCTACAGCCTCCAACGGCCCATAGCTGACTTCTCGGAGCATGGCATCCGGCCACTTTACTGGCTTTACGCCAGCCCCCAGATACCCGCTCGCCGACTGACCCTCGCCACGGGTGGCCAAGGTAACCGGTACATCCAGGGTCGCACCGTCGCGCTCGACCTGCAGTACAATCTTGTTACCCGCACGGCCGCGGACGGTGTCCACTACCTGCTGCCAGTCGTTGAGTGCCTTGCCATCCAGGCTCAGCAGACGATCACCGGGCTGCAGCCCTGCGGCCTTGGCCGGTCCTTTGGGGTCCAGCTCAGCCAGCACCGGCGGCAATGCTGGACGCCAAAGACGCAAGCCTAAGGAGCGAATAGGATCAGGCTCATCGGCGCCTTTGAGCCAGTTATCCAGGGTCAACACATGCGGGCTGTCAACGGTCGCGCCCTCTTCGCGCACACTGATGTGCAACTGACCACTTTCACCCAGGCGCCGAATCAACTGCAAATTGACGGCGGACCAACCGCTGGTCGCCTTGCCATCAATGGAAACAATTTCCTGGCCAGCTTTCAGGCCTGCGGCCTCGGCCACGCTGCCAGCCTCGACCGCGCCAATGACCGGACGTTCCTGCTGAGTGCCGACCATTGCCAGCACCCAGAAAAACAGGATGGCTAAGAGAAAGTTGGCCACGGGCCCCGCAGCGACGATCGCAATGCGCTGGCGCACCGATTTGCGATTGAACGATTGCTCAACCTGATCAAGCGGCACTTCACCTTCACGCTCATCAAGCATCTTGACGTAGCCACCCAACGGGATGGCTGCCACCACGAACTCGGTGCCGTGGCGGTCGTGCCAACGCAGCAATGGCATGCCAAAGCCGACGGAAAAACGTAGAACCTTGACGCCGCAACGCCGGGCCACCCAGAAGTGACCGAATTCGTGAAAGGTGACCAGCACACCCAATGCCACCAGGGTGCCGATAATCATGTAGAGCGCACTCATATCTTTCTCCGAATGACGTTCAGCCCAGCCAGGCGCCCAGCCTCAGCGCCCGTGATGGTTCAACCACTGCCCGGCCAACTGCCGGGCACGCTGATCGGCATTAAACACCGCGTCAAGCGTCTGCACTGCCACGACCGGTTCCTGGTCGAGCACAGTCTCGATCATACTCGCGATCTCCGGGAAGCGAATCCGCCGCTGGAGAAATGCCTCCACCGCCACTTCGTTTGCCGCATTGAGCATCGCTGGCGCACTGTTGCCGGCTTCGGCAGCCTGACGCGCCAAACGCAGACACGGGAACCGCTGCTCATCGGGCGCCTGAAAGTCCAGACGGGCAATCGCAAACAGATCGAGCGGCGCAACGCCGGAATCGATCCTTTGCGGCCATGCCAGGGCATTGGCAATCGGCGTGCGCATGTCCGGATTACCCAGCTGGGCCAATACCGAACCATCGACATAATCGACCAGCGAGTGAATCACACTCTGCGGATGCACAACCACCTCGACCTGACTTGGGCGCGCATCGAACAACCAGCAGGCTTCGATGAGCTCAAGGCCCTTGTTCATCATACTGGCCGAGTCGACTGAGATTTTGCGACCCATGGACCAGTTCGGATGCGCACAGGCCTGCTCCGGACTGACCTCAGCCAGATCGGCCAACGGCGTTTCGCGAAACGGTCCACCGGAGGCTGTGAGCAAGATACGTCGCACACCTACCTGCGACAGGCCACGGGCATAATCGCCGGGCAGACACTGGAAGATTGCGTTGTGCTCGCTGTCGATCGGCAGCAGTACGGCACCGCTGCGCTGCACGGCCTGCATAAACAGGGCGCCAGACATGACCAGCGCCTCTTTATTGGCCAACAGCACCTTCTTGCCCGCCTCAACCGCCGCCAGGGTCGGGCGCAAACCCGCCGCGCCGACAATCGCGGCCATCACGGCATCGACCTCAGAGGCTGCCGCCACCTGGCACAATCCGGCCTCGCCTTCGAGTACTTCGGTGGCCGAGCCTGCAGCTAGCAGACCTGCACGCAACTGCACGGCCGCCTCAGCCGACGGCACCACGGCAAACACCGGCGAATGGCGCAGGCACAGCGCCAGCAACTGCTCCAGCCGCGAGTAACCGCTCAGGGCGAACACCTGATAACGCTCGGGATGACGGGCAATCACATCCAGGGTGCTCATACCAATGGAACCGGTTGCACCCAATACGGTAATTCGCTGCACGCTGCTCACATCACGCCCCAGTTGGCTGCCCAGAGCAGCACAGCAAACAACGGTATGGCAGCGGTCAGGCTGTCGATACGGTCCAGCACACCACCGTGGCCAGGCAGCAGATTACTACTGTCCTTGATCCCGGAACGGCGCTTGAACATGCTTTCAGTCAGGTCACCGACCACCGACACCAGCACCACTACCGCAGCACCTAACAGGCCCAGCAGCAGCTCTGCGACACTCCAATCACGATTCAGGCCAACCACCAGGGTAATCACCAAGCTCAGTGCCAGGCCGCCGTAGACGCCCTCCCAGCTCTTACCAGGGCTCACCTGTGGTGCCAGCTTGCGCTTGCCGAAGGCCCGCCCGGAGAAGTACGCACCGATATCAGCCCCCCAGACCAGCACCATGACTGCCATGATCAACCAATTACCCAGCGGCCAGTGCTTGAGCAGCACCAGGCCTTGCCAGGCAGGCAACAGGATCAGCAGACCGATCAGTAAACGGCAGGCGACGCTGGACCAGAGTTCGCTGGTACGCGGATACGTCAGCACCAACCAGGTCGCCACTCCCCACCACAACACCGACGCGCCGAGCACCCAAGGCGCCAGGTCCGGCATAAGGTAGAGCAGCATCAGCAGCCCGGCCACTACAGCGGCATAGGCTACACGCACGGTTTGCGCCACCAGGCCCGCCAGGCGTGCCCATTCCCAGGCACCAAGAGTGACCACCAGACCGATGAACAGAGCGAAATCGCCGCCATCGAGCAAGAAGAAGCCACCCAGGGCGATCGGCAACAGAATCAGCGCAGTGATGATGCGTTGTTTAAGCATTAAGCACGGGCTCCAGCTTCGACCTGCTCGCTGGTTTTACCGAAGCGGCGCTGGCGCGAAGCGTAATCGGCCAGCGCTGTGCGCATGGCCTCGTGTTTGAAGTCCGGCCAGAACAGGTCGGAGAAGTACAACTCGGCGTAGGCCAGCTGCCACAGCAGGAAGTTGCTGATGCGGTGCTCGCCACCGGTACGGATGCACAGATCGGGCAACGGCAGGTCACCTGTTGCCAGGCAGGTCTGCAGCAGCTCGGGGGTGATGTCGTCCGGACGCAGGTGGCCGGCCTGAACTTCGCGCGCCAGGCGTTGGGCGGCCTGAGCGATATCCCACTGGCCACCATAATTGGCAGCGATTTGCAGGATGAAACGATTGCTACCAGCCGTCAGCGCCTCGGCCTCACGCATGGAGGCCTGCAGCTCAGGGTGGAAGCGTGAGCGATCGCCGATGATGCGCAGGCTGATGTTGTTGTCATTGAGGCGCTTGGCCTCGCGGCGCAGGGCCGACAAGAACAACTCCATCAGGGCACCGACCTCTTCAGCCGGTCGCTGCCAGTTCTCACTGGAGAAGGCGAACAGGGTCAAGACTTCGACCTTGGCCTCAGCACACACCTCGATGACCGCGCGCACAGCGTCGACGCCAGCCTTGTGCCCGGCAACACCGGGCAACAGGCGCTTCTTCGCCCAGCGATTATTCCCATCCATGATGATCGCGACATGGCGCGGCACCGATGGGGACACACCCTGTTTGGTCTTTTCCATTAAAAAAAGTCCCGACCCTTAAACGGCCATCAGGTCCTTTTCTTTCTGCTTGACGGCAACTTCGATCTCGGCCACGAACTTGTCAGTCAGCTTCTGGATTTCGTCGGCCGCACGGCGCTCGTCGTCTTCGCTGATTTCCTTCTCCTTGACCAGATCCTTGAGCTGGCTCAACGCATCACGACGGATATTGCGCACGGCAATACGACCATCTTCAGCGGCATCACGAGCCTGCTTGGTGAAGCCCTTACGGGTTTCTTCGGTCAAAGCTGGCATAGTAATCAACAGCAACTCGCCGAGGTTGGTCGGGTTGAGGTTCAGACCTGCACTGCCAATAGCCTTGTCTACTGCACCCAGCATATTGCGCTCAAACGCCACGACCTGCAGGGTACGGGCATCTTTCACGGTGATGTTGGCCACTTGCTTGATCGGCGTGTCGGCACCGTAGTAAGGCACCATGACGCCTTCCAGAACGCTAGGATGCGCCTGACCGGTACGAATTCGGCTGAATGCGTGCGCCAGGGACTCCAGCGACTTCTGCATGCGCTCTTGCGCGTCCTTCTTGATTTCGTTGATCATTTTTGAACTTCCTCGATCAGAGTTCCTTCAGCGCCGCCATGCACGATGTTCAGCAGGGCGCCGGGCTTGTTCATGTTGAAGACGCGCAGCGGCATCTTGTGGTCGCGGCACAGGCAAATTGCCGTCAGGTCCATCACGCCCAGCTTGCGATCCAGCACTTCATCGTAGGTCAGATGATCGAACTTCTCGGCATGCGGGTCTTTGAATGGATCTGCAGTGTATACACCATCGACCTTGGTTGCCTTCAATACCACGTCGGCATCGATTTCGATGGCACGCAGGCAAGCGGCGGAGTCGGTGGTGAAGAACGGGTTGCCAGTACCGGCAGCGAAGATTACGACTTCTTTGGCGTTCAAGTGGCGCATGGCTTTGCGACGATCGTAGTGATCGGTCACACCTACCATGGAAATAGCCGACATGACGATAGCGGTGATGTTCGCGCGCTCCAGGGCATCACGCATGGCCAGGCCATTCATTACCGTGGCCAGCATGCCCATGTGGTCACCGGTGACGCGATCCATGCCAGCCGCGCTGAGCGCCGCACCACGGAACAGGTTACCACCACCGATCACCAGGCCTACCTGAACACCAATACCGACCAGTTGGCCGACTTCCAGCGCCATGCGATCCAGGACCTTGGGGTCGATCCCGAACTCTTCCGAGCCCATCAGGGCCTCGCCGCTAAGTTTGAGTAGAATGCGTTTATAGCGAGCTTGATAGCCACTGCTCTGCTGAGCCATTGCGAATCTCTCCTGCGGCGTTTGTAAAAATCTGGCGGGCTGTTTTCAGCCTGCGCGTAACTCTAAGCGTGGCGCAGCTACTGCGCCAGCGAAAGGCAGTCTTGTAAACCGCTCCCGCTTTGACAAAGAGGCTGCGCGCGTGAGCGGGCAGCCTCTTCGGGGCGACAGATGTAAGTCTGTCTTACTGCTTGGCAGCAGCCAGCTGAGCGGCAACTTCTTCAGCGAAGTTGTCGACTGGCTTCTCGATGCCTTCGCCTACTTTGAAGTAGGTGAAGGAAACGATTTCAGCGCCGGCTTTCTTGGCCAGTTCGCCGACCTTGATTTCCGGGTTCATGACGAAGGCTTGCTCGACCAGCGAAGCTTCAGCCAGGAACTTCTTGATACGACCGTCGATCATGTTGGCGACGATGTTCTCAGGCTTGCCCTTCATCTTCTCTTCGTTCAGCTGCATGAATACAGCCTTCTCGCGCTCGATTGCTTCAGCGGAGACTTCCGATGGATTCAGGAACTCTGGGTTGCTGGCAGCCACGTGCATGGCGATTTCTTTGGCCAGCTGGACGTCGCCGCCCTTCAGGACAACAGCAACACCGATCTTGTTACCGTGCAGGTAGGTACCGACAACGTCGCCTTCAACGCGCACCAGGCGACGGATGTTGACGTTCTCACCAACCTTGGCAACCAGGGCTTCACGAGCGCCTTCTTGAGCGGCGATCAGCGGAGCGGCATCGGTCAGCTTTTCAGCGAAGGCTTTTTCAACGCTGGCGTTGACGAAGTTTTTGAAGTCGTCTTGCAGAGCCAGGAAGTCGGTCTGCGAGTTCACTTCCAGCAGGACGGCGGATTTGTCGTCAGCTTTGATAGCGATAGCGCCTTCAGCGGCAACGTTGCCAGCCTTTTTAGCGGCCTTGATGGCGCCCGAAGCACGCATGTCATCAATGGCTTTTTCGATGTCGCCGCCAGCCTTTTCCAAGGCCTTCTTGCAATCCATCATGCCTTCGCCAGTACGCTCACGCAGTTCTTTGACCAGCGCTGCAGTAATTGCTGCCATTTCAAATTCCTCTTGGATAGGTTTTCAACCATTCCACCCGATACTTGACGGGCGTTCAATTCTGTAAATCCACTCACCAGCACTCATGCGGTAACAAGGTTGCAACGGCGATGCTGACAAGAGGATTTCAAGGTGGCAAAAAGGGGGCCTAGCCCCCTTTTTGCGTGCCGAGTAGACGCCAGGCGTCAATTACTCAGCAGCTGGTGCGGCTTCTTCAGCGTAAACTTCAGTGCCGCCGGCAACGTTGTTGCGGCCACGGATAACGGCGTCAGCCATCGAACCCATGTACAGCTGGATAGCGCGGATGGCGTCATCGTTACCTGGGATGATGTAGTCAACGCCTTCTGGGCTGCTGTTGGTATCGACAACGCCGATGACCGGGATGCCCAGCTTGTTGGCTTCGGTGATAGCGATGCGCTCGTGGTCAACGTCGATCACGAACAGGGCATCAGGCAGGCCGCCCATGTCCTTGATACCACCCAGGCTGCGATCCAGTTTTTCCAGATCACGGGAGCGCATCAGGGCTTCTTTCTTGGTCAGCTTGGCGAAAGTGCCATCTTCGGCCTGAGTTTCCAGGTCGCGCAGACGCTTGATCGAAGCACGGATGGTTTTGTAGTTGGTCAGCATGCCGCCCAACCAGCGGTGATCGACGTACGGCGAACCGCAACGTGCTGCTTCTTCAGCAACGATCTTGCCAGCGGAACGCTTGGTGCCGACGAACAGAATCTTGTTTTTGCCCTGGGCCAGACGCTCGACGAAAGTCAGTGCGTCGTTGAACATTGGCAGGGTTTTTTCAAGGTTGATGATGTGAATCTTGTTGCGCGCGCCGAAAATGTACTTACCCATTTTCGGATTCCAGTAACGGGTTTGGTGACCGAAGTGCACACCGGCCTTCAGCATATCGCGCATGTTGACTTGGGACATGATAGTTCCTTGATAAGTCGGGTTGGGCCTCCACGTATCCCAATGACCAACCCAGGATCCGTAGATCCAAGGCACCCAGGTCATCGTGTCGACACGTGTGTGGGTTTAAGCTTTCGGGGCTATCCCCGCAAAGCGGCGCATTTTATATCACACAAGCGCAGCAAACGGAACCTGAATTAGCATCGCCCGTCAGCAGCTTTTGCGCCGCTTCTATAATCGCGCCAGAATGCCTCTATATAGAGGTTGTATCAATGCCATAGCCGCCGGAGCAGGCGCTGCTCTGATAGAATCCGGCCTTTCCCTGTTTATTTGCGCATCAATGCGCCGTAGAGAGCCTGCAATGACCGTCACCATCAAAACCGCCGAAGACATCGAAAAGATGCGCATCGCCGGCCGCCTGGCCGCCGAAGTCCTGGAGATGATCGAAGAACACGTCAAGCCCGGTGTCACCACCGAAGAACTCGACCGCCTGTGCCACGACTACATCGTCAACGAGCAGAAGGCGATCCCGGCGCCGCTCAACTACAAGGGCTTCCCCAAGTCGATCTGCACCTCGGTCAACCACGTGGTGTGCCACGGCATCCCGGGCGACAAGCCGCTCAAGGACGGTGATACCCTGAACATCGACGTAACTGTCATCAAGGACGGTTACCACGGCGACACCAGCCGCATGTTCCACGTCGGCAATGTGCCAGTCTGGGCCGAGCGCCTGTCGCAAGTTACCCAAGAATGCATGTACAAGGCCATTGAGCTGGTCAAGCCGGGCTGCCGCCTGGGCGACATCGGTGAAGTGATCCAGAAGCATGCGGAAAAGAACGGCTTCTCAGTGGTTCGCGAATTCTGCGGCC
Protein-coding sequences here:
- the uppS gene encoding polyprenyl diphosphate synthase, with the protein product MEKTKQGVSPSVPRHVAIIMDGNNRWAKKRLLPGVAGHKAGVDAVRAVIEVCAEAKVEVLTLFAFSSENWQRPAEEVGALMELFLSALRREAKRLNDNNISLRIIGDRSRFHPELQASMREAEALTAGSNRFILQIAANYGGQWDIAQAAQRLAREVQAGHLRPDDITPELLQTCLATGDLPLPDLCIRTGGEHRISNFLLWQLAYAELYFSDLFWPDFKHEAMRTALADYASRQRRFGKTSEQVEAGARA
- the frr gene encoding ribosome recycling factor, whose protein sequence is MINEIKKDAQERMQKSLESLAHAFSRIRTGQAHPSVLEGVMVPYYGADTPIKQVANITVKDARTLQVVAFERNMLGAVDKAIGSAGLNLNPTNLGELLLITMPALTEETRKGFTKQARDAAEDGRIAVRNIRRDALSQLKDLVKEKEISEDDERRAADEIQKLTDKFVAEIEVAVKQKEKDLMAV
- the pyrH gene encoding UMP kinase, yielding MAQQSSGYQARYKRILLKLSGEALMGSEEFGIDPKVLDRMALEVGQLVGIGVQVGLVIGGGNLFRGAALSAAGMDRVTGDHMGMLATVMNGLAMRDALERANITAIVMSAISMVGVTDHYDRRKAMRHLNAKEVVIFAAGTGNPFFTTDSAACLRAIEIDADVVLKATKVDGVYTADPFKDPHAEKFDHLTYDEVLDRKLGVMDLTAICLCRDHKMPLRVFNMNKPGALLNIVHGGAEGTLIEEVQK
- the tsf gene encoding translation elongation factor Ts, producing MAAITAALVKELRERTGEGMMDCKKALEKAGGDIEKAIDDMRASGAIKAAKKAGNVAAEGAIAIKADDKSAVLLEVNSQTDFLALQDDFKNFVNASVEKAFAEKLTDAAPLIAAQEGAREALVAKVGENVNIRRLVRVEGDVVGTYLHGNKIGVAVVLKGGDVQLAKEIAMHVAASNPEFLNPSEVSAEAIEREKAVFMQLNEEKMKGKPENIVANMIDGRIKKFLAEASLVEQAFVMNPEIKVGELAKKAGAEIVSFTYFKVGEGIEKPVDNFAEEVAAQLAAAKQ
- the rpsB gene encoding 30S ribosomal protein S2, whose protein sequence is MSQVNMRDMLKAGVHFGHQTRYWNPKMGKYIFGARNKIHIINLEKTLPMFNDALTFVERLAQGKNKILFVGTKRSAGKIVAEEAARCGSPYVDHRWLGGMLTNYKTIRASIKRLRDLETQAEDGTFAKLTKKEALMRSRDLEKLDRSLGGIKDMGGLPDALFVIDVDHERIAITEANKLGIPVIGVVDTNSSPEGVDYIIPGNDDAIRAIQLYMGSMADAVIRGRNNVAGGTEVYAEEAAPAAE
- the map gene encoding type I methionyl aminopeptidase — its product is MTVTIKTAEDIEKMRIAGRLAAEVLEMIEEHVKPGVTTEELDRLCHDYIVNEQKAIPAPLNYKGFPKSICTSVNHVVCHGIPGDKPLKDGDTLNIDVTVIKDGYHGDTSRMFHVGNVPVWAERLSQVTQECMYKAIELVKPGCRLGDIGEVIQKHAEKNGFSVVREFCGHGIGKVFHEEPQILHYGRAGTGMELKEGMTFTIEPMINQGRADTKVLGDGWTAITKDRKLSAQWEHTLVVTATGYEIFTLRKDDTIPRTSA